The Prochlorococcus marinus str. MIT 1214 sequence TTATAATTTCAAGGAAAATCATTCAGTATTGCTTCCAGAGAAATCAGAATTTTACCTAGAAAAAAATAAGCCTAAAATACTTAATCCTAATATGTTTTTTAAACATCTTTCTTCTTTTGAATTAATTTCTGAAGAAGAGATTATTAGTTGGCGTTCAGGAAGAAAGATAAGTTTTCAGAATAATATTAAACGTTTAAAGATAGCTAAAAACAATGAAAATGAAGATAGTATTATTAATACTAAAAATATATTAGTGCTGGATGAACATAACAAAATCCTAGGTATAGCAGATTCAGATAAAAGTTTTGAAATTAAACCTAAGGTTGTTTTCAATGCAATTGGTTAAAATAATAAATCTAAATCTTATCATTATTTAAATCTATTAAATAATGATTAATAGGTTTTTATTTGTACTCCTCTATAATAATGTCTTAGAATTTGACGAAAACTTTCTCCTCTTTCAGCCATAGACTTAGCGCCCCATTGACTCATACCCACCCCATGCCCCGCACCGTAACCTTTAACTAATAGAAAATAATCTTTTGGAATTAGTGGGAGCGGTTCAAGTTCGAGATCTTCAACTACTTTATTATCATAATTCAATTTATTATCTAGATTAATTCGATTAAATTTGAAATCAAAATCAAATTTATTACTTAGTAATTTTAAATTTTTCCTAAGAGTTTTACCGGAGATAACTTTAGTTCCCTTAGTCCCATAAAGTCTAACCTTTAAGACTCTATCAGTATCACTTTTTTTTATAATTTGAATACTATTAATTCCACCTATATCGGAAAATATTTGATCTAATTCTGAGGAACTAATTTTTTTTGACCATCTATATTTTATACTGTTTTGATCATAATCAATAACACTCCTTAAGTAAGGCAATTGATACTTCCAGACTTGACCACTATTCTCAGTTCTACCTCCAGAACTACTATGAAAAACTGCCTCTATAAGTTTATTTTCATAAAACAACGCAAGTGAACTTGTACTTCTAACCGCCCTATTTATTTTTGCTGTTTCAGCTTCAAGTCCTAAATAAACTTGACTAGCTTGAGTTGAATGAATATCAAAAAATTTATTCTTCCCTAAAAGTTTTAAAGCATAAGTTCTAGCCGCTATTGCTTGAGCTTGAAGTGCTGCAAGTGGAAATTCTTTGGGCATTTCGCTACCTACAACACTTTTTAAATATTTTTCTAATTTTAGATAATTTATTATTTGCAACTTCTGATCATTTAATAAAACTCTTAATTCTCCAGCAAATCTTCGATTTTGATACCAAATGCCACGATCATCATTACCTTTAATTATTAAATTAAAATTCTTAGGTAATTCAAACCATGAATTTAGGTTGTTGTTTATAGAATAGTTAGCGCTACCATTAGCATAAATTATATTTATGGATTTAATAGGTCTTTGTTTAGAAGAAATCCCTTTCACAAAAATGGATTTGGAGCCATCTGCTCTAAATCTTGCCTCATTCACCTGACCAATTAAGACACGTATTATTGGCTCTTTGGCAGCAACTGTCTTTAATGGAGAGATGAAAAATATAGCTACAAAAATTATGGCCCATCC is a genomic window containing:
- a CDS encoding SpoIID/LytB domain-containing protein encodes the protein MSTSPKSNSGWAIIFVAIFFISPLKTVAAKEPIIRVLIGQVNEARFRADGSKSIFVKGISSKQRPIKSINIIYANGSANYSINNNLNSWFELPKNFNLIIKGNDDRGIWYQNRRFAGELRVLLNDQKLQIINYLKLEKYLKSVVGSEMPKEFPLAALQAQAIAARTYALKLLGKNKFFDIHSTQASQVYLGLEAETAKINRAVRSTSSLALFYENKLIEAVFHSSSGGRTENSGQVWKYQLPYLRSVIDYDQNSIKYRWSKKISSSELDQIFSDIGGINSIQIIKKSDTDRVLKVRLYGTKGTKVISGKTLRKNLKLLSNKFDFDFKFNRINLDNKLNYDNKVVEDLELEPLPLIPKDYFLLVKGYGAGHGVGMSQWGAKSMAERGESFRQILRHYYRGVQIKTY